One Nicotiana sylvestris chromosome 12, ASM39365v2, whole genome shotgun sequence genomic window carries:
- the LOC138883139 gene encoding uncharacterized protein: MDALIWNIRSVNTQQAFEMLIKSHRKNHYEFIGLMEPMQQARTLERYRNRIGFAQAISNVSNKIWAFIDEVYEVTVMYNFVQQLTLRLYHFETHVEFVLTLVYAKCDAIERTELWDSLYYMASDMTIPWLVRGDFNVIWDEEEKFGGLPGRGGLYFQKARQMCGQSEFQQIFPGIEVQHLAKIGSDHSPMQLRYDIKNPPVKKPFRFLNFWLEHASFKEVVKQNWNADFSANQYVLFNHKLKKVKKALSGWGKSTYGDIFQKIASFEEVVIVHEAEFEVNPTKQNRQRLQKVQTELIRYLALEEKYWKQKSGMSWFKDGDRNINFSMRKLEVEERSCNCPEFRTVRVCG; the protein is encoded by the exons ATGGATGCTCTCATATGGAATATTAGATCAGTTAACACTCAGCAAGCATTTGAGATGCTGATCAAATCACATAGAAAGAATCACTATGAATTCATTGGTTTAATGGAGCCTATGCAACAAGCAAGAACTTTGGAAAGGTATAGAAACAGAATAGGCTTTGCTCAGGCGATTTCTAATGTATCAAATAAGATCTGGGCTTTCATAGATGAAGTATATGAGGTTACAGTTATGTATAACTTTGTGCAGCAGTTAACTCTAAGGCTATATCACTTTGAGACTCATGTGGAATTTGTTCTAACTCTGGTATATGCTAAGTGTGATGCTATTGAAAGGACTGAACTGTGGGATTCATTGTATTATATGGCATCAGATATGACTATTCCATGGTTGGTAAGAGGTGATTTCAATGTTATATGGGATGAGGAGGAAAAATTTGGAGGTCTTCCA GGCAGAGGAGGATTGTATTTTCAAAAGGCTAGACAGATGTGTGGCCAATCAGAATTTCAGCAGATTTTTCCAGGTATTGAAGTTCAACATTTGGCAAAGATAGGGTCTGATCATAGCCCTATGCAACTTAGATATGATATAAAGAATCCCCCAGTCAAGAAACCCTTCAGGTTTCTGAATTTTTGGCTGGAACATGCTTCATTCAAAGAGGTAGTAAAGCAGAACTGGAATGCTGACTTCAGTGCAAACCAATATGTTCTGTTCAATCATAAGCTGAAGAAGGTCAAGAAGGCTCTATCTGGATGGGGTAAATCAACATATGGGGACATATTTCAAAAAATAGCTAGTTTTGAGGAGGTTGTAATTGTGCATGAAGCAGAGTTTGAAGTTAACCCTACAAAACAAAACAGACAAAGGTTGCAGAAGGTACAGACTGAATTGATCAGATATCTAGCATTGGAAGAAAAATACTGGAAACAAAAATCTGGAATGTCCTGGTTTAAAGATGGTGACAGGAATATAAATTTTTCCATGCGCAAGTTAGAGGTAGAAGAAAGAAGCTGCAACTGTCCAGAATTCAGAACAGTCAGGGTATGTGGATAG
- the LOC138883140 gene encoding uncharacterized protein, with amino-acid sequence MATGEVQTTPRSTAGRKKEAAFQQKQQIGNEGEKLNPAAPEFNISSAGVGSTNGGSEAMVNKPKETTAQWVQKTFIGNTLVEVNTSCNDIPSQDTMVEMEMANILEIQTNENFLPQMKERVQWSGSKLWSEQREDDLDENEVPVGAKHDEEPVLEEKEEEEKSVNREETVTVTNKEEIAAEKRKTERDNNNDETVVPKEKIDAKEQHTTKQIQEGNTDQLHIKEGVGTDAIDSGGTGDGVIVTGNLEQSRMQDMKEQTLVPNLQHKHDVSVVDAQKFKEVEDKDARACQDLDEESTTQNFQNVARQGDLSPRIIEKAKSAAKGRKKHQKENPTVPAGGVQTRRNLSLSLSKQ; translated from the coding sequence ATGGCAACAGGTGAGGTGCAGACAACTCCGAGAAGTACAGCAGGAAGGAAAAAAGAAGCAGCATTTCAGCAAAAACAACAGATAGGCAATGAGGGTGAAAAACTTAATCCTGCAGCTCCAGAGTTTAATATAAGTTCAGCTGGTGTAGGTTCAACTAATGGAGGAAGTGAGGCAATGGTTAATAAACCCAAGGAAACAACAGCTCAATGGGTCCAAAAGACCTTCATAGGCAATACATTGGTGGAAGTCAACACATCTTGTAACGACATTCCTTCACAGGATACAATGGTTGAAATGGAGATGGCCAACATTCTAGAAATCCAAACAAATGAGAATTTCCTTCCTCAGATGAAGGAGAGAGTACAATGGAGTGGAAGTAAACTTTGGtcagaacaaagggaagatgatTTAGACGAAAATGAGGTTCCTGTAGGGGCTAAACATGATGAAGAACCAGTtcttgaagaaaaagaagaagaggaaaaaagtGTAAATCGAGAGGAAACTGTTACAGTCACAAATAAAGAAGAAATTGCTGCAGAAAAGAGGAAAACTGAAAGGGACAACAACAATGATGAAACAGTTGTCCCAAAGGAAAAAATTGATGCAAAGGAACAACACACAACAAAACAGATTCAGGAAGGCAACACAGATCAGTTACATATAAAGGAAGGAGTTGGCACCGATGCAATTGATTCAGGAGGAACTGGGGATGGTGTAATTGTAACCGGTAACTTGGAGCAATCTAGAATGCAGGATATGAAAGAGCAGACTTTGGTGCCTAATTTGCAACACAAGCATGATGTTAGTGTTGTTGATGCTCAGAAGTTTAAAGAAGTAGAAGATAAAGATGCAAGGGCATGCCAAGATCTAGATGAAGAGTCCACAACTCAAAATTTCCAAAATGTAGCCAGGCAAGGTGATTTGTCTCCTAGAATCATTGAGAAGGCCAAATCTGCAGCAAAGGGGAGGAAGAAACATCAGAAAGAGAACCCAACTGTGCCTGCAGGAGGAGTTCAAACAAGGAGAAATTTGTCACTTTCTTTATCCAAACAGTAA